One Desulfovibrio sp. Fe33 DNA segment encodes these proteins:
- a CDS encoding double-cubane-cluster-containing anaerobic reductase gives MSDTGHHAMWEKLNMDLEAHDGLLEVLGKFYGDIYLSQENRLKGAEYLDFVLSEVHGLRIRELQEAKAAGRKVIGSFCVFVPEEITLAADAIHVGLCAGAEAGSDLAEQLVPRNTCALIKSFIGFKMAKLCPYIESSDMIVGETTCDGKKKAYEAFNEIAPTYVMEVPQTKSTAARDLWKSEILRYMKTVEEMTGRTVTADRLKEGIRIANGKRRALQRLTALRAASPAPISGRDALLVNQISFYDDPVRFTAKINELCDELEERIAAGGGVAPADTPRLLLSGCPMAVPNWKLPYVVESSGAVIVGEESCIGTRNSRDLVDESGETLEEMIDAIADRYMKIDCACFTPNEERLNNITSLAKTLKADGVIHYSLLFCQPYTHEALKVDKTLQAEGIPMLSIETDYSMEDVEQLKTRVEAFVETLA, from the coding sequence ATGTCAGATACCGGCCACCACGCAATGTGGGAAAAACTGAATATGGACCTGGAAGCCCACGACGGGCTCCTCGAAGTGCTCGGCAAATTCTACGGCGACATTTACCTGTCCCAGGAGAACAGGCTCAAGGGTGCGGAGTATCTGGACTTCGTTCTCTCCGAAGTACACGGGCTGCGGATACGCGAACTCCAGGAAGCCAAGGCGGCAGGCCGCAAGGTGATCGGCTCCTTCTGCGTTTTCGTGCCTGAGGAAATCACTCTGGCCGCCGACGCCATCCATGTCGGACTGTGTGCCGGAGCCGAGGCCGGCAGCGACCTGGCCGAACAACTCGTGCCGCGCAACACCTGCGCCCTCATCAAATCGTTCATCGGCTTCAAAATGGCCAAACTGTGCCCGTATATCGAATCCTCCGACATGATCGTCGGCGAGACCACCTGCGACGGCAAGAAGAAGGCATATGAGGCGTTCAACGAGATCGCGCCCACATATGTGATGGAAGTGCCGCAAACCAAATCGACGGCGGCCCGCGACCTCTGGAAATCCGAAATCCTCCGCTACATGAAAACCGTCGAAGAAATGACCGGCCGCACCGTCACCGCCGACAGGCTCAAGGAGGGCATTCGCATCGCCAACGGCAAACGGCGCGCCCTGCAACGGCTCACGGCCCTTCGCGCGGCCTCTCCCGCTCCCATTTCCGGACGCGACGCCCTGCTCGTCAACCAGATCAGCTTCTACGACGATCCGGTCCGGTTCACGGCCAAGATCAACGAACTGTGTGACGAGTTGGAGGAACGTATCGCGGCGGGCGGCGGCGTGGCCCCGGCGGATACCCCCAGGCTTTTGCTTTCCGGCTGTCCCATGGCCGTGCCCAATTGGAAGCTCCCCTACGTGGTGGAAAGCTCGGGTGCGGTCATCGTGGGAGAGGAATCCTGCATCGGCACCCGCAACTCCCGCGACCTGGTGGACGAATCTGGCGAAACCCTGGAAGAAATGATCGACGCCATCGCCGACCGATACATGAAGATCGACTGCGCCTGTTTTACGCCGAACGAAGAACGCCTGAACAACATCACTTCCCTGGCGAAAACGCTGAAGGCGGACGGCGTGATCCATTACAGCCTGCTTTTCTGCCAGCCCTACACCCACGAAGCCCTCAAGGTCGACAAGACGTTGCAGGCCGAAGGCATTCCCATGCTCTCCATCGAAACGGACTACTCCATGGAAGACGTGGAGCAGCTCAAGACGCGGGTGGAGGCGTTCGTGGAGACCCTTGCATGA
- a CDS encoding DUF2179 domain-containing protein, translating to MSLDVLFLGGLVFLAEVLVLTIGTVRTMVTVLGESRAAFYLGCFEMTLWVFGTSAVMLKVGDEPILGVCYAVGFACGNVVGIMAEKKLALGNVVVRLISANGGDEIARAVRRAGFMITTVAGEGCHGAVSVQFVVCKRKDMKLVLSEARGVDPDLFYTFETAGGASEVPSPTAGRMDRFLRPIRRLVPQF from the coding sequence ATGTCTTTGGATGTGCTGTTTCTCGGGGGGCTCGTCTTCCTTGCCGAAGTGCTGGTGCTGACTATCGGCACGGTGCGGACCATGGTCACCGTGTTGGGTGAATCCCGGGCGGCTTTTTATCTCGGCTGCTTTGAGATGACCCTTTGGGTGTTCGGGACTTCGGCCGTCATGCTCAAGGTCGGCGACGAGCCGATTCTGGGCGTGTGCTACGCCGTCGGGTTCGCCTGCGGCAACGTGGTGGGCATCATGGCCGAGAAGAAGCTGGCCCTAGGCAACGTGGTCGTGCGTCTTATCAGCGCGAACGGCGGGGATGAGATAGCCCGCGCGGTCCGCCGGGCCGGTTTCATGATTACCACGGTGGCAGGTGAAGGCTGCCATGGCGCGGTTTCGGTTCAGTTCGTGGTTTGCAAGCGGAAGGATATGAAGCTGGTGCTGTCCGAGGCTCGCGGGGTCGATCCCGATTTGTTCTATACCTTCGAGACCGCGGGGGGCGCCAGCGAGGTGCCGAGTCCGACGGCCGGCCGCATGGACAGGTTCCTGCGTCCTATCCGCCGCCTGGTCCCGCAGTTCTGA
- a CDS encoding winged helix-turn-helix domain-containing protein, which yields MLEAITRKNTVGKSNPTMRMHLWFETDEGVLFGLGRLQLLKCVEEYGSLKAAAEALGMSYRGAWGKIKTTEELIGHKLIERASNRRAGYHLTTYGKSIAKCYDRWYQEVEAFALSKSHELLPFSLDRYK from the coding sequence ATGCTTGAAGCAATAACGAGAAAAAACACCGTCGGAAAGAGCAATCCCACCATGCGCATGCATCTGTGGTTTGAGACCGATGAGGGCGTCCTTTTCGGTCTTGGCCGTCTGCAACTGCTCAAATGTGTGGAGGAGTATGGTTCTCTCAAGGCGGCGGCCGAGGCCTTGGGCATGTCCTATCGGGGAGCCTGGGGCAAGATTAAGACAACCGAGGAATTGATAGGCCACAAACTTATCGAACGGGCCTCCAACAGACGTGCCGGGTATCACCTGACCACCTACGGAAAATCCATCGCCAAGTGCTATGACAGGTGGTATCAGGAGGTCGAGGCCTTCGCATTATCCAAGAGTCATGAATTATTGCCTTTTTCTCTTGATCGGTACAAATGA
- a CDS encoding acyl-CoA dehydratase activase, with amino-acid sequence MIVGLDIGSRSIELVGLIGGEVVLSRKLPTTFSPLDQCSRLLEGLRPASLVGTGYGRNLIQRLDLDCECSTITEIKAHALGAAHLFSDAATVLDIGGQDTKAMSLADGRVLKFEMNDRCAAGTGKFLEYTAGVFQIPVEEFGPYALKGENPPEISSICTVFAETEATSLMARGESPEAIALGLHKAIVKRTANMLRRVGLKFPMVFTGGVANNPCVLRLLAQAVNGEIGRDILIPENPDHMGALGAALHRHNGNAARVA; translated from the coding sequence ATGATCGTGGGACTGGACATCGGGTCCCGCTCCATAGAGCTGGTTGGCCTGATCGGCGGCGAGGTGGTGTTGTCGAGAAAGCTCCCCACCACCTTTTCCCCTCTGGATCAATGTTCCAGATTGCTGGAGGGATTGCGCCCCGCCTCCTTGGTCGGGACCGGCTACGGGCGCAATCTCATCCAGCGGCTGGACCTGGACTGCGAATGCTCGACCATCACGGAGATCAAGGCCCATGCCCTGGGCGCGGCTCACCTGTTTTCCGATGCGGCGACCGTGCTCGACATCGGCGGGCAGGATACCAAGGCCATGTCCCTGGCGGACGGCAGGGTCCTGAAATTCGAGATGAACGATCGATGTGCGGCAGGGACAGGCAAATTCCTGGAATACACGGCCGGAGTCTTCCAGATTCCGGTGGAAGAGTTCGGACCTTACGCCCTCAAAGGAGAGAATCCGCCCGAGATCAGTTCCATTTGCACGGTCTTCGCGGAAACCGAGGCGACCTCCCTCATGGCGCGCGGCGAGAGCCCCGAGGCCATCGCGCTCGGTCTGCACAAGGCCATTGTCAAACGTACCGCCAACATGCTCCGCAGGGTGGGACTCAAATTCCCCATGGTATTCACGGGCGGCGTGGCGAACAACCCCTGCGTGCTCAGACTGCTCGCCCAAGCCGTGAACGGCGAAATAGGTCGGGACATTCTCATTCCGGAAAATCCCGACCACATGGGAGCGCTCGGCGCGGCCCTGCACCGCCATAACGGCAATGCGGCCCGCGTTGCGTGA